The following coding sequences are from one Cenarchaeum symbiosum A window:
- a CDS encoding N-acetyl-gamma-glutamyl-phosphate reductase/N-acetyl-gamma-aminoadipyl-phosphate reductase (COG0002) — protein sequence MKVGVVGASGYVGGETLRLLVNHPDVEIAAVTSRQHVGEYLHRVQPSLRGFTDLTFSELDYDRLSDSCDLVFTAVPHGTATDIVRALYDRDIKVIDLSADYRLHDPADYTKWYGWEHPHPDYLSKSVFGIPELHREEIRSAKLVSCPGCMAVTSILALAPPVREGLVDTEHIVVDSKIGSSGAGAGAGTAHAMRAGVIRPYKPAKHRHTGEIEQELSGIAGKKIRVSMSPHAVDVVRGILCTNHVFLTREASEKDLWKMYRQAYGEERFVRLIRDKKGLYKFPDPKFLVGSNFCDIGFDLDEDNNRLVAISASDNLMKGAAGSAIQNMNIMAGLDEMSGLRYTPLTPV from the coding sequence ATGAAGGTAGGCGTGGTCGGGGCGTCGGGCTATGTCGGGGGCGAGACCCTGCGGCTCCTGGTAAACCATCCAGACGTGGAGATCGCCGCCGTCACCTCCAGGCAGCATGTAGGCGAGTACCTCCACAGGGTCCAGCCGAGCCTCAGGGGCTTTACGGACCTGACCTTCTCGGAGCTCGACTATGACCGCCTATCGGACAGCTGCGACCTTGTATTCACAGCAGTCCCCCACGGGACGGCCACCGACATAGTAAGGGCCCTATACGACAGGGATATCAAGGTGATAGACCTGAGCGCAGACTACCGGCTGCACGACCCCGCCGACTATACAAAATGGTACGGCTGGGAGCACCCGCACCCGGACTATCTCTCAAAGTCGGTCTTTGGAATACCAGAGCTGCACCGCGAGGAGATCCGCAGTGCAAAGCTCGTCTCATGTCCGGGCTGCATGGCCGTCACGTCGATACTCGCGCTTGCGCCGCCGGTCCGCGAGGGCCTCGTGGATACAGAGCACATAGTTGTCGATTCCAAGATAGGCTCGTCGGGCGCTGGGGCGGGCGCGGGCACCGCCCACGCAATGCGCGCCGGCGTCATCCGCCCCTACAAGCCCGCAAAGCACCGCCATACCGGCGAGATAGAGCAGGAGCTAAGCGGGATAGCGGGGAAAAAGATCCGCGTCTCAATGAGCCCGCATGCTGTAGATGTGGTGCGCGGAATACTGTGCACAAACCACGTCTTTCTGACAAGGGAGGCATCTGAAAAGGACCTCTGGAAGATGTACCGGCAGGCATACGGCGAGGAGAGGTTTGTCCGGCTCATACGGGACAAAAAGGGCCTGTACAAGTTCCCGGACCCCAAGTTTCTCGTCGGCTCGAACTTTTGCGACATAGGGTTTGATCTCGACGAGGACAACAACAGGCTCGTGGCCATCTCGGCCTCTGACAACCTGATGAAAGGGGCGGCCGGCTCGGCCATCCAGAACATGAACATAATGGCGGGCCTCGACGAGATGAGCGGCCTCAGGTACACGCCCCTGACGCCGGTATAG
- a CDS encoding ATPase (PilT family) (COG1855) codes for MNKNGPYTARWLKVVLDTSVLINGGIARMIESGSLVADEIIIPEAVVDELQSQAAQRQERGFSGLEEIRRIKDAAGSKEVPVKFDGTRPTADDISLSDRGRIDAMIKDVARQNGATLYTADRLQSLVADAEGIPIKLVQDREEKMPEFLKYFDPVTMSVHLKEGSLPRAKRGKPGAFGLEEIGTTVLTRDYLHDAASEILDIAEFEGSGTEISKPGAEVVQYKDYRIAITSPPFSEGYEITIVHPIVRLTLDDYDVSEKLMARFAEQAEGILISGPPGSGKSTLASGLGNFYHQKGRVVKTFESPRDLQVDSGVTQYTRLDGSFENSADVLLLVRPDYTIFDEVRRREDFQTFADLRLTGVGMVGVVHANAPLDAIQRFIGKIELGIIPSVLDTVVFVKSGRIEAVYRLELKVKVPSGMVEHDLARPVIEIRRFEDDSLEYEIYTFGEENVMVPVSAEVPQSGVRKLARERLLEVFKRFDPRAEVEILTDDSAKVRVVGHTIASIIGRGGSKINDLEKTLGIHIDVAEKEAESSSGGDLPFSFAESRSSMMLNVDRSYAGRHADVMANGEQIASSRIGHRGQIRLPKRSESAKKLARAVSSKGEIRVVVRD; via the coding sequence ATGAATAAAAATGGCCCGTACACAGCCCGGTGGTTGAAGGTTGTACTGGATACCAGCGTGCTGATAAACGGCGGGATCGCCCGGATGATAGAGTCCGGCTCCTTGGTGGCCGACGAGATAATAATCCCGGAAGCGGTAGTCGATGAGCTGCAGTCGCAGGCGGCCCAGAGGCAGGAGCGCGGCTTCTCGGGGCTCGAAGAGATACGGCGCATAAAGGACGCGGCCGGATCAAAGGAGGTGCCGGTAAAGTTTGACGGCACAAGGCCCACGGCGGATGATATCAGCCTGTCGGACCGGGGGCGCATAGACGCCATGATAAAGGATGTCGCGCGGCAGAACGGCGCGACCCTGTATACCGCGGACAGGCTGCAGTCGCTGGTGGCCGACGCAGAGGGCATACCGATAAAGCTGGTCCAGGACCGCGAGGAGAAGATGCCCGAGTTTCTAAAGTACTTTGACCCTGTCACCATGAGCGTCCACCTCAAGGAGGGCTCCCTGCCCAGGGCCAAGAGGGGAAAGCCCGGCGCGTTCGGGCTAGAAGAGATAGGGACCACCGTGCTGACCCGCGACTACCTGCACGATGCCGCCTCGGAGATACTGGACATTGCAGAGTTCGAGGGGTCGGGCACGGAAATATCAAAGCCCGGCGCGGAGGTGGTCCAGTACAAGGACTACCGGATAGCAATTACGAGCCCCCCGTTTTCAGAAGGGTACGAGATAACCATAGTGCACCCGATAGTAAGGCTTACCCTGGATGACTATGACGTCTCTGAAAAGCTAATGGCGCGCTTTGCAGAACAGGCAGAAGGGATCCTGATATCGGGGCCGCCGGGCTCGGGCAAGAGCACGCTGGCGTCGGGCCTGGGAAACTTTTACCACCAAAAGGGCAGGGTGGTCAAGACGTTTGAGTCGCCCCGCGACTTGCAGGTGGACTCGGGCGTGACACAGTACACGCGGCTTGACGGCAGCTTTGAGAACAGCGCGGATGTTCTACTGCTGGTCCGGCCCGACTATACGATATTCGACGAGGTGAGAAGGAGGGAGGACTTTCAGACGTTTGCGGACTTGCGCCTTACGGGCGTGGGCATGGTGGGCGTGGTCCACGCAAACGCGCCGCTCGACGCGATACAGCGGTTCATAGGCAAGATAGAGCTCGGGATAATACCGAGCGTGCTCGACACGGTGGTATTTGTAAAGAGCGGCAGGATAGAGGCGGTGTACCGGCTGGAGCTAAAAGTAAAGGTGCCGTCAGGGATGGTCGAGCACGACCTTGCCCGGCCTGTGATAGAGATAAGGCGGTTCGAGGACGACAGCCTCGAATATGAGATATACACGTTTGGCGAGGAGAATGTGATGGTGCCCGTCAGCGCCGAGGTTCCACAGAGCGGCGTTAGAAAGCTGGCCCGCGAGAGGCTGCTCGAGGTGTTCAAGCGCTTTGATCCGCGCGCGGAAGTCGAGATACTTACCGATGATAGCGCCAAGGTCAGGGTTGTCGGGCATACAATAGCGTCGATAATAGGCCGTGGCGGCTCAAAGATAAACGATCTCGAAAAGACCCTCGGGATACACATAGACGTCGCAGAGAAGGAGGCAGAATCCTCCTCCGGCGGGGACCTGCCGTTTAGCTTTGCAGAATCGCGCTCGTCGATGATGCTCAACGTGGACCGCAGCTATGCAGGAAGGCATGCTGATGTGATGGCAAACGGCGAGCAGATCGCCTCGTCCAGGATTGGCCACCGGGGGCAGATAAGGCTGCCAAAGCGCTCAGAGTCCGCAAAGAAGCTGGCAAGGGCGGTCTCGTCAAAGGGCGAGATCCGCGTGGTAGTCAGGGACTAG
- a CDS encoding permease (COG0730), translating to MEEIWLPLLGLAAGVIGSMVGLGGGFVVVPVLTFMGFSPTAAASSSLFAAFSSASAATASYARQKRIDYRTGLTLGLLALPGTVLGALFSAAATPDIFRLFFGIVLVGSAAYLLLSSRIGEGQRRSHLTVLLLSIAASFFAGIISSFFGIGGGLVFVPLMVAIMGMSMWRAAPTAQLVLMFVAFTGMVTHTLLGHPDFYHALLLSSGAFVGGLLGAKLSLNLRERGLRILAAVVILVVAAKLFWDAVAG from the coding sequence ATGGAGGAGATATGGCTGCCGCTGCTTGGCCTGGCAGCCGGGGTAATCGGCTCGATGGTGGGGCTTGGCGGCGGCTTCGTGGTGGTGCCCGTGCTGACCTTTATGGGATTTTCACCGACGGCGGCCGCCAGCAGCAGCCTCTTTGCGGCATTTAGCAGCGCGTCGGCGGCTACCGCGTCATATGCCAGGCAGAAGAGGATCGACTACCGGACGGGGCTGACGCTGGGCCTGCTGGCGCTGCCCGGTACTGTTCTAGGGGCGCTCTTCTCCGCTGCAGCAACGCCTGATATCTTCAGATTGTTCTTTGGGATCGTCCTGGTGGGATCTGCTGCATACCTGCTGCTCAGCAGCAGGATTGGGGAGGGACAGCGGCGCTCCCACCTGACCGTCCTGCTGCTATCCATAGCGGCCAGCTTTTTCGCGGGGATAATATCGAGCTTCTTTGGGATAGGCGGGGGCCTTGTATTTGTCCCGCTCATGGTGGCGATAATGGGCATGAGCATGTGGAGGGCCGCGCCCACCGCGCAGCTGGTCCTGATGTTTGTAGCATTTACCGGCATGGTCACCCATACGCTGCTGGGGCACCCGGACTTTTACCACGCACTGCTGCTCTCGTCTGGCGCGTTTGTGGGGGGCCTGCTGGGCGCCAAGCTCTCGCTGAACCTGAGGGAGAGGGGCCTGCGCATACTGGCGGCAGTGGTCATACTTGTAGTGGCAGCAAAGCTCTTCTGGGACGCTGTGGCGGGCTAG
- a CDS encoding conserved hypothetical protein (COG1430), with protein MATRLQVLAPIGAAAVIIGVVGMLSIPSDAKLEAVEFPRGTIMLDGRVLEVQIADTEPRRVRGLMFQDALPPDEGMIFVFETPGPYSLWMLNMQFELDMIWFDEEGRVVHIEQGVPPCKSALETVTCTALSPGGAAVYVLEVTAGYVDEFGVNDDSILEIVSI; from the coding sequence ATGGCCACAAGACTGCAGGTGCTGGCGCCCATAGGGGCCGCCGCCGTGATAATAGGGGTGGTGGGGATGCTGTCGATACCAAGCGATGCAAAGCTCGAGGCAGTCGAGTTTCCCCGCGGGACTATAATGCTGGATGGCCGGGTGCTGGAGGTGCAGATAGCCGATACGGAGCCGCGGCGCGTGCGCGGCCTGATGTTCCAGGATGCGCTGCCGCCGGACGAGGGCATGATATTTGTCTTTGAGACGCCGGGGCCCTATTCCCTGTGGATGCTCAACATGCAGTTTGAGCTCGACATGATATGGTTCGACGAGGAGGGCAGGGTCGTCCATATAGAGCAGGGCGTGCCCCCGTGCAAGTCGGCCCTGGAGACTGTAACATGCACGGCGCTCAGCCCCGGGGGCGCGGCAGTATACGTGCTGGAGGTGACGGCAGGATATGTCGACGAGTTTGGCGTCAATGATGATTCCATACTGGAGATAGTCTCGATATAG
- a CDS encoding short-chain alcohol dehydrogenase (COG1028) translates to MITGSGTGIGLAVARKFAENGASVVILGRRKEPLDEAAAELKKIAESAGCGASIRIFAGVDVADEAAITKMFDELSSSGVTVDILVNNAGVSGPVTCFANNDLEEFRGAVDIHLTGSFWTSREALKVMKKGSKIVTMTTFFAEERPLEQRPYRFRDPYTTAQGAKNRLAEAMSWDLLDRGITSIATNPGPVHSDRIYKTVYPRAALEFVRVSGFEDLQPEEVEVAGGRLIHLLGADDDARKKGIAEAAEHFAKLKPVDPAKLEATLDALLAKIKGIAEKIQANTARMIPDGEFLSQDQVAETVLALCDDKMAKTVNGRVIPADRVFYPVRAHVANAAPRVPPHDYSGGCVLFMIDAADDRDVERATALASHVESHGGTAVCIVSEDSPRAAKEMIASKFHSHASHIDKVDEINRWLSAASTKIGPIAAVVHLSGRMPKSGSLMDLSRKEWDALVDRFIGTPAAVLHRSLEHFAPGGRKDPRLFKGKSGVIVIIGPDLPAGKKASGAERARAEIFRGALRPLTTTVNQELSDVLKSNVRLFTILPGRADGGETDDSRISAAIDYFLTPEAISSGEVIFCVDENRG, encoded by the coding sequence GTGATCACCGGCAGCGGTACCGGGATCGGGCTGGCGGTGGCAAGGAAATTTGCCGAGAACGGGGCCAGCGTGGTAATACTCGGAAGGAGAAAGGAGCCCCTCGATGAGGCGGCAGCAGAGCTCAAAAAGATAGCGGAATCGGCCGGCTGCGGGGCCTCGATCAGGATCTTTGCAGGGGTGGACGTGGCCGACGAGGCCGCGATAACGAAAATGTTCGACGAGCTGTCCAGCTCAGGTGTAACCGTGGACATACTGGTGAACAATGCCGGCGTGTCGGGGCCCGTCACATGCTTTGCCAACAATGATCTAGAAGAGTTCCGCGGGGCAGTCGACATACACCTGACCGGCTCCTTCTGGACATCGAGGGAGGCCCTCAAGGTCATGAAAAAGGGCTCCAAGATTGTCACCATGACTACGTTTTTTGCAGAAGAGAGGCCCCTCGAGCAGAGGCCGTACAGGTTCCGCGACCCGTATACAACCGCACAGGGCGCAAAGAACAGGCTCGCCGAGGCGATGTCGTGGGATCTTTTAGACCGCGGGATAACATCGATAGCGACCAACCCCGGCCCCGTCCATTCTGACAGGATATACAAGACGGTATACCCGAGGGCGGCACTCGAGTTTGTCAGGGTTTCAGGGTTTGAGGACCTGCAGCCAGAAGAAGTCGAGGTGGCAGGCGGCAGGCTAATCCACCTGCTCGGCGCGGACGACGATGCAAGGAAAAAAGGCATAGCAGAGGCCGCAGAGCACTTTGCCAAGCTAAAGCCCGTGGACCCCGCAAAGCTAGAGGCCACCCTTGATGCCCTGCTCGCAAAGATCAAGGGGATAGCCGAAAAGATACAGGCCAACACTGCAAGGATGATACCAGACGGGGAGTTTCTCTCCCAGGACCAGGTGGCCGAGACGGTACTCGCCCTCTGCGATGACAAGATGGCCAAGACGGTAAACGGCCGCGTAATCCCCGCCGACAGGGTATTCTACCCGGTAAGGGCGCATGTGGCCAATGCCGCGCCGCGCGTGCCCCCGCACGACTATTCCGGGGGATGTGTCCTATTCATGATAGATGCCGCAGACGACAGGGATGTAGAAAGGGCGACCGCCCTGGCATCCCATGTGGAAAGCCACGGGGGCACGGCAGTCTGCATAGTCTCAGAAGACTCGCCCCGGGCGGCAAAGGAGATGATAGCGTCAAAGTTCCACTCGCATGCGAGCCACATAGACAAGGTAGACGAGATAAACAGGTGGCTGAGCGCTGCATCAACAAAGATAGGCCCCATAGCTGCCGTGGTCCACCTGTCCGGCAGGATGCCAAAATCCGGCAGCCTCATGGATCTCTCCAGAAAAGAATGGGACGCGCTGGTTGACAGGTTCATAGGGACGCCGGCTGCCGTCCTGCACAGGTCGCTTGAGCACTTTGCACCCGGCGGGCGCAAGGACCCCCGGTTGTTCAAGGGCAAGAGCGGCGTAATCGTGATAATAGGCCCCGACCTGCCCGCGGGGAAAAAGGCCTCCGGCGCCGAGAGGGCAAGGGCGGAGATCTTCCGGGGTGCGCTCAGGCCGCTGACGACTACAGTCAACCAGGAGCTCAGCGATGTGCTAAAGTCAAACGTGCGCCTGTTTACTATTCTTCCCGGCAGGGCGGACGGGGGCGAGACCGATGATTCCCGCATATCTGCTGCAATCGACTACTTTCTGACCCCCGAGGCTATCTCGTCCGGCGAGGTCATATTCTGTGTCGACGAGAACAGGGGCTAG
- a CDS encoding DNA modification methylase (COG0863) — protein sequence MNNRFQVIRGDARAVLPRLAKKNGERGRYRLAVTSPPYYGHRKYGSDPSELGQEGTPDEFVEELAGVFKSCMDLLTDDGSLFIVIGDTRRRRRKLMVPHRLALRLVDLGYHFQEDIVWYKKNALSQSSKQNLTQAYEFVLVLSKSESPAFDIDPIRVQGNEALSGVNRKPERDRLQFSPGRRDPEAIGRIAAVIHGSSPETPFDELPTTEEISRAHGYDPEKHCPTCYRKFKRHATRKRIGGHEHYPIFAACNPRGKNPGNVWEISTKAHHGNEHFAVFPEDLVSRIVKFATREGDYVLDPFAGRGTTGIVSACLKRGFTGIDLYPANVDRTRRNVKDSADSKLPKKVLDQIMPEGTR from the coding sequence ATGAACAACCGGTTCCAGGTTATCCGGGGCGACGCCCGGGCGGTGCTGCCCAGGCTTGCAAAAAAGAATGGCGAGCGCGGCAGGTACAGGCTGGCCGTCACTTCCCCCCCGTATTACGGGCACAGAAAGTACGGGTCGGATCCCTCCGAGCTGGGCCAGGAGGGGACGCCTGATGAGTTCGTCGAGGAGCTGGCAGGGGTGTTCAAGAGCTGCATGGACCTGCTTACCGACGACGGGAGCCTCTTCATAGTGATAGGCGACACCCGGAGGCGGCGCCGGAAGCTGATGGTCCCGCACCGGCTCGCGCTCAGGCTTGTAGACCTTGGGTACCACTTTCAAGAGGATATAGTCTGGTACAAGAAAAACGCGCTATCGCAGAGCTCAAAGCAGAACCTTACACAGGCGTACGAGTTTGTGCTGGTGCTCTCAAAGTCGGAATCCCCCGCCTTTGACATAGACCCGATACGCGTCCAGGGCAACGAGGCCCTGAGCGGGGTCAACAGGAAGCCGGAGCGCGACCGGCTGCAGTTCTCCCCCGGGAGGAGGGACCCTGAAGCCATAGGGAGGATTGCAGCAGTGATACACGGCTCGTCCCCCGAGACGCCGTTTGACGAGCTGCCAACCACCGAGGAGATATCGCGGGCCCACGGGTATGACCCCGAAAAGCACTGCCCGACATGCTACCGCAAGTTCAAAAGGCATGCGACGCGCAAGCGGATAGGGGGCCACGAGCACTATCCGATATTTGCAGCATGCAACCCCCGGGGCAAGAACCCTGGGAACGTCTGGGAGATATCCACAAAGGCGCACCACGGCAACGAGCACTTTGCGGTGTTCCCAGAAGACCTCGTATCCCGGATAGTAAAGTTTGCCACAAGAGAGGGCGACTATGTGCTGGATCCGTTTGCGGGAAGGGGCACAACGGGGATAGTCTCGGCGTGCCTCAAGAGGGGCTTTACGGGAATAGACCTGTATCCTGCCAACGTGGACAGGACCCGGCGCAATGTGAAAGATTCTGCGGACTCGAAGCTGCCAAAAAAGGTGCTAGACCAGATAATGCCCGAGGGAACACGCTGA
- a CDS encoding Mn-dependent transcriptional regulator (COG1321) — protein sequence MIAELVEYKGYATTLDISRHMGVSAPSVTKMLQRLDENGYLNYEKYRGINLTPKGVRISGAIRHRHGILLEFFEMLGISHDVASQDTEGIEHHLTPQTIRQLRKFVTFLRSNPRVLDDFRGP from the coding sequence GTGATAGCGGAGCTTGTCGAATACAAGGGATACGCCACAACGCTGGACATATCGAGGCACATGGGGGTGAGCGCCCCGAGCGTCACCAAGATGCTGCAGCGCCTCGACGAGAACGGCTATCTCAACTATGAAAAGTACCGCGGCATAAACCTCACCCCAAAGGGCGTGCGCATATCCGGAGCCATACGGCACAGGCACGGCATACTGCTCGAATTCTTTGAGATGCTCGGCATAAGCCATGACGTGGCCAGCCAGGACACAGAGGGCATAGAGCACCACCTCACCCCCCAGACGATACGCCAGCTCAGAAAGTTTGTCACATTCTTGCGGTCAAACCCGCGCGTTCTAGACGATTTCAGGGGCCCCTAG
- a CDS encoding pyridoxal-phosphate-dependent aminotransferase (COG4992), whose translation MGDLYQRFPVTVAKGEGARVWDEDGKEYIDCMGGYGVALAGHRNPRVVQAIKAQLDRIITVHGSLYNKTRAEFLDRLTGAAPPGLTRVHLNNSGAESVEAAIKFAKRHTGKSGMVAMRGSYHGKTAGALSVTFNPKYKKGFGPMLEGASFSPFGDIDALRDSTGDDTALVIMEPIQGESGIRVAPPGFLQDARRLCDERGIVLIFDEIQCGLGRTGKMWAAEHWETIPDIMCLAKGIAGGIPMGATLTKPEIMASIKKGDHSSTFGGSPLACAAGSAVLQSLSEDGLVSNAETVGSRLHRGLQELQEKHRVISEVRGMGLMAGVELRCGVKDVILEGIKRGVLLLYSGSNILRLLPPLTISEDDIERVLETIDAVLNSVGRDK comes from the coding sequence ATGGGGGACCTCTACCAGAGGTTTCCCGTAACGGTGGCAAAAGGGGAGGGGGCCCGCGTCTGGGACGAGGACGGCAAGGAATACATCGACTGCATGGGGGGCTACGGCGTGGCGCTCGCCGGCCACAGAAACCCGCGCGTGGTGCAGGCCATCAAGGCCCAGCTCGACAGGATAATCACCGTGCACGGCTCGCTGTATAACAAAACGCGCGCAGAGTTCCTGGACAGGCTCACAGGAGCTGCTCCCCCGGGCCTGACAAGGGTGCATCTAAACAACAGCGGGGCCGAATCGGTAGAGGCTGCAATAAAGTTTGCAAAGAGGCACACGGGAAAGTCCGGCATGGTGGCCATGCGGGGATCATACCACGGAAAGACAGCGGGCGCGCTGTCCGTGACATTCAATCCAAAATACAAAAAGGGCTTTGGGCCCATGCTCGAAGGCGCGTCGTTCTCGCCCTTTGGCGACATTGATGCTCTGCGCGATTCTACCGGCGATGATACCGCGCTGGTCATAATGGAGCCCATCCAGGGCGAGAGCGGCATACGCGTGGCGCCCCCGGGGTTCCTGCAGGATGCAAGAAGGTTATGCGACGAGCGGGGGATTGTCCTCATATTCGACGAGATACAGTGCGGCCTTGGCCGCACCGGAAAAATGTGGGCCGCCGAGCACTGGGAGACCATCCCCGACATAATGTGCCTTGCAAAGGGGATAGCGGGCGGCATACCCATGGGCGCGACCTTGACAAAACCCGAGATAATGGCCAGCATAAAAAAGGGCGATCACTCGTCCACATTTGGCGGCAGCCCGCTTGCGTGCGCAGCCGGCAGCGCCGTGCTCCAGTCGCTGTCAGAAGACGGGCTCGTCTCCAACGCAGAGACCGTTGGCTCCAGGCTGCACCGCGGCCTGCAAGAGCTGCAGGAAAAGCACCGCGTGATAAGCGAGGTCCGCGGAATGGGCCTCATGGCAGGCGTCGAGCTGCGCTGCGGAGTAAAGGATGTCATACTAGAGGGCATAAAGAGGGGCGTCCTGCTGCTGTATTCGGGCAGCAACATACTGAGGCTGCTCCCGCCCCTCACGATATCCGAGGACGACATAGAAAGGGTTTTAGAGACAATCGACGCCGTGCTTAACAGCGTTGGCAGGGACAAATAG
- a CDS encoding acetylglutamate kinase/acetylaminoadipate kinase (COG0548), giving the protein MITIKIGGSIVDSLHPSAIPDIKKAAAGGVVLVHGGGKEVTKVCEQLGKEPRFVTSPGNIKSRYTDKETAEIFTMVMSGRINKCIVRMLQQHGVNAVGLSGIDGGLIRAERKSRLVIVNERGRKQAIEGGYTGRITSVNSELLETLLGKGIVPVVSPIAMGNEYELLNVDGDRAAANIAGATKSERILFVTDVDGLMMDEKLVSRLSAAEAEEIRPKIGPGMEKKVLAATEALKMGVREAIIARGSRENPVSAAIAHENCTVIGDG; this is encoded by the coding sequence ATGATCACCATAAAGATAGGGGGCAGCATCGTGGACAGCCTGCACCCGAGCGCCATACCGGATATAAAAAAGGCGGCAGCCGGCGGCGTGGTGCTAGTCCATGGAGGTGGCAAGGAGGTCACCAAGGTCTGCGAGCAGCTCGGCAAGGAGCCCAGGTTTGTGACCTCGCCTGGCAACATAAAATCAAGGTATACCGACAAGGAGACTGCCGAGATATTCACAATGGTAATGTCCGGCAGGATAAACAAGTGTATCGTCCGGATGCTGCAGCAGCACGGCGTCAACGCAGTGGGCCTCTCCGGGATAGACGGGGGCCTCATCCGCGCCGAGAGAAAGAGCCGGCTCGTCATAGTCAACGAGAGGGGCCGCAAGCAGGCCATAGAGGGCGGCTACACGGGGAGGATCACCTCGGTAAACTCGGAGCTCCTCGAGACGCTGCTCGGCAAGGGTATTGTACCGGTAGTATCCCCCATAGCCATGGGAAACGAATACGAGCTGCTCAATGTGGATGGCGACAGGGCCGCAGCCAACATAGCTGGCGCCACAAAGTCCGAGAGGATACTCTTTGTGACGGATGTCGACGGCCTCATGATGGATGAGAAGCTCGTGTCCAGGCTCTCTGCCGCGGAAGCTGAAGAGATCAGGCCAAAGATAGGGCCCGGCATGGAAAAGAAGGTGCTGGCCGCCACCGAGGCCCTGAAGATGGGCGTGCGGGAGGCGATAATAGCCAGGGGCAGCAGGGAGAATCCCGTCTCTGCCGCCATCGCCCACGAGAACTGCACGGTGATCGGCGATGGCTGA